In one window of Octopus bimaculoides isolate UCB-OBI-ISO-001 chromosome 20, ASM119413v2, whole genome shotgun sequence DNA:
- the LOC106877544 gene encoding multiple epidermal growth factor-like domains protein 10, giving the protein MATTSALMLFAVGIFMVGWNGPTNIAGAADCNITNGDCVTDAPQKKEACFKACSRIPEGCKKNVDRFGKQQKYQCHCKELKECDFANDGTCAGECLEGYSGPNCQQRLYHKFIEKGNPTHGHLFSADNKNCADLPLKVDFYNLYRINTIILIIEDLNNEIIVTTGQDDKLSCVLISDTTLKCQGDIFTDSLNIQGTGMCVRNIELLGCPPELYGENCLQKCNCINGSTCHQLTGACQGGCETGWHGDDCQSPNYENVAKGKFAIISKVDSHADTVFSDGVCEEKSVARFANLSIDGIYDSSEQHAACASSRWMKRPFWYVVLDQRYPINQIRIYNTGTYRSRLKGFVVLVDPSVCLESKNNEHLQDVIDIKCEKIRYAIRVIVLLPVDWGQLTLCEVEVLQCLPGFYGVRCKEFCDLCYENRCNQFSGDCTDGCVSGYTWNETISLCEECKSGTFGQNCSRQCNCIDNTECHHITGVCPAGCPDGYELPDCQKETAPLDITLIITLTVLGVLLLVCVVIICCWCYKRGKTREEKSELTSSSYVKTNERDEHKKSSFQEEKTTAAANETQ; this is encoded by the exons ATGGCAACTACATCTGCACTGATGCTCTTTGCTGTTGGAATATTTATGGTTGGTTGGAATGGACCCACAAATATAGCAG GTGCAGCTGATTGCAACATTACCAACGGAGACTGTGTCACGGATGCGCCCCAGAAAAAAGAGGCCTGCTTCAAGGCGTGCAGTAGAATTCCAG AGGGATGCAAAAAAAATGTCGACAGGTTTGGCAAACAGCAGAAGTACCAGTGCCATTGCAAGGAACTGAAGGAATGTGATTTTGCTAACGATGGCACGTGTGCAGGAGAGTGCTTGGAGGGCTACAGCGGACCAAACTGTCAGCAAC gATTATACCACAAGTTCATAGAAAAAGGAAACCCAACTCATGGCCATTTGTTTAGTGCTGATAACAAAAACTGTGCTGATCTCCCACTAAAAGTGGATTTCTATAATCTCTACCGAATCAACACAATAATATTGATCATAGAGGATTTGA ataatgaaattattgtgacAACAGGACAAGATGACAAACTGTCCTGCGTTCTCATATCAGACACCACACTGAAATGCCAAGGTGACATCTTTACGGACTCACTCAACATTCAAGGAACTGGAATGTGCGTTCGGAATATAGAGCTCCTGG GCTGTCCTCCAGAACTCTACGGTGAGAACTGCTTACAAAAGTGTAACTGCATTAATGGATCGACATGCCACCAGCTGACAGGAGCATGCCAGGGTGGTTGTGAAACAGGGTGGCATGGTGATGACTGCCAGTCTCCAAATTATG AGAATGTTGCTAAAGGAAAGTTCGCCATCATAAGTAAAGTGGATTCCCATGCAGACACAGTCTTCAGTGATGGAGTCTGTGAGGAAAAGTCTGTCGCAAGGTTTGCTAATCTGAGTATTGATGGCATCTATGACTCATCTGAACAACATGCTGCCTGTGCTTCATCAAGATGGATGAAGCGACCTTTCTGGTACGTGGTCTTGGATCAAAGATATCCCATCAATCAAATACGGATATACAACACTGGCACCTACA GAAGTCGATTGAAAGGTTTTGTGGTACTGGTTGACCCCAGCGTTTGCCTTGAAAGCAAAAACAACGAACATTTACAAGATGTCATCGATATTAAATGTGAAAAGATAAGATACGCTATCCGAGTCATAGTTCTTCTGCCGGTTGACTGGGGACAACTAACCTTGTGTGAAGTTGAAGTTCTGC AATGCCTACCTGGATTCTATGGTGTCCGTTGTAAAGAATTCTGTGACTTGTGCTATGAAAACAGATGCAACCAGTTCTCAGGTGACTGCACTGATGGTTGTGTGAGTGGTTACACCTGGAATGAGACTATTTCCTTGTGTGAAG aATGTAAAAGCGGAACATTTGGTCAGAACTGTTCTCGGCAGTGTAATTGTATCGACAACACAGAGTGTCACCATATCACTGGGGTATGTCCAGCTGGATGTCCTGACGGGTACGAGTTACCTGATTGTCAGAAGG AAACTGCTCCATTAGACATAACTCTCATTATTACTCTGACTGTATTAGGTGTGTTGTTGCTGGTTTGTGTGGTCATCATTTGCTGTTGGTG TTACAAGAGAGGGAAAACACGTGAAGAAAAATCAGAATTGACGTCCTCAAGTTATGTAAAGACGAATGAGC GTGATGAACATAAAAAGAGCAGCTTTCAGGAGGAgaagacaacagcagcagcaaacgAAACCCAATAG
- the LOC106877547 gene encoding trafficking protein particle complex subunit 2-like protein produces MAVCVAVVAKENYPLYIKTIPTDNELKFYYTVHTSLDVVEEKISSVGKNTNDLRELYLGLLYPTEDYKVYGYVTNTKVKFVIVVESSNTSLRDNEIRSMFKKLHNAYVDMLCNPFYTPGETITSKSFENVINSMMQQE; encoded by the exons ATGGCTGTCTGTGTGGCTGTCGTCGCCAAAGAG AATTACCCCCTCTACATCAAAACCATTCCAACGGACAACGAACTCAAGTTCTATTATACAGTCCATACATCTTTAGATGTGGTTGAAGAGAAAATTTCTTCTGTTGGTAAAAACACCAATGACCTGCGGGAACTCTACCTTGGATTGCTTTATCCAACTGAAGACTATAAAGT GTATGGCTATGTGACCAATACCAAAGTGAAATTTGTGATTGTGGTCGAATCATCCAATACGTCATTGCGAGACAATGAAATCAGAAGT ATGTTTAAAAAACTCCACAATGCATATGTTGATATGCTTTGCAATCCATTCTACACTCCAGGGGAAACCATCACTTCCAA atcttttgaaaatgtaattaattctATGATGCAACAAGAGTGA